One Bacillus sp. FJAT-45037 DNA window includes the following coding sequences:
- the abc-f gene encoding ribosomal protection-like ABC-F family protein: MINVSRVSKNYTGEPVLCDVSFTVKKEEKIAVVGPNGSGKSTLLNLIANRDTPDSGQIAVDKDNNIGVLEQIPNEQFNLSVRQVLKSSFSYLEDLSKEIKGLEDKMARESDNESLLDINLKRYGKKIEEFERLGGYSIESSINSVVEGLGINGIINNQYDTLSGGEKTKVGLGKLLLSRPEILLLDEPTNHLDVHAIEWLEDFVKSYKGTVLFISHDKTFLSNVAEKIIDIYDNEVKVWSYKYNEFLIEKEKFLLNEFNRYTEQQKKIKKMKEAIKTLREWANRSKPPSEALHRRATNMEKALNRIQKIQKPKMQNDVIKDDFEKSNRSSNTIFLIENAKKQYGDRILFENVNLYINYGEKIGIVGNNGTGKSTLIKCLLGNEKLTKGTIKSGNNLNIGYISQSLLEMESDMTVLEAFREGLVIEAGEARNILARFLFFGSNVNQKVKNLSGGERMRLRLAQLMQMPINILILDEPTNHLDIETQEIIQQCIEDFFGTVLCISHDRSLLNSLESTLWIDKGLIEKYKGPYFYAKEKKEKASSN; the protein is encoded by the coding sequence ATGATCAATGTTTCTAGAGTTTCTAAGAACTACACTGGAGAACCAGTATTATGTGATGTTTCTTTTACAGTGAAAAAAGAAGAGAAAATTGCAGTAGTAGGGCCGAATGGTTCAGGTAAATCTACATTGTTAAATTTAATTGCAAACAGAGATACTCCTGATAGTGGTCAAATTGCAGTTGACAAGGATAATAATATTGGAGTGTTAGAACAGATACCTAATGAACAATTTAACCTTTCAGTGAGGCAGGTATTAAAAAGTAGCTTTAGCTATCTTGAAGACTTATCTAAAGAAATAAAAGGCTTAGAAGATAAGATGGCTAGAGAGTCAGATAATGAAAGCTTATTAGATATTAACCTAAAGCGTTATGGTAAAAAAATAGAAGAATTCGAAAGGCTGGGAGGGTATAGTATCGAGTCTTCTATTAACTCTGTCGTAGAAGGTCTTGGAATTAATGGAATTATTAATAATCAATATGATACTTTAAGTGGTGGAGAAAAGACAAAGGTTGGACTAGGTAAATTATTACTTAGTCGGCCAGAAATTTTATTATTAGATGAGCCAACTAATCATCTGGATGTCCATGCTATTGAATGGTTAGAAGATTTTGTTAAAAGTTATAAAGGTACTGTACTATTTATATCTCATGATAAAACGTTTTTGAGTAATGTGGCTGAAAAGATAATAGATATTTACGATAATGAAGTAAAAGTGTGGTCATATAAATATAATGAATTTTTAATTGAGAAAGAAAAATTCCTTCTTAATGAATTCAATAGATATACTGAACAACAAAAAAAGATAAAAAAAATGAAAGAAGCTATTAAAACGTTAAGGGAATGGGCTAACCGTTCAAAACCCCCATCAGAAGCATTACATCGAAGAGCAACAAATATGGAGAAAGCATTAAATAGAATACAGAAAATACAAAAACCTAAAATGCAAAATGATGTTATTAAAGATGATTTTGAAAAAAGTAACAGATCATCTAATACTATTTTTTTAATCGAAAATGCAAAAAAGCAATATGGTGATAGGATATTGTTTGAAAATGTAAATTTATACATAAATTACGGAGAAAAAATAGGTATTGTGGGAAATAACGGTACAGGGAAATCTACTCTAATTAAATGCTTATTAGGGAATGAAAAGCTTACAAAAGGAACAATTAAATCAGGAAACAATTTGAATATAGGCTATATTAGTCAATCACTTTTAGAGATGGAATCTGATATGACCGTGTTAGAAGCATTTCGAGAAGGTCTAGTTATTGAAGCCGGAGAAGCAAGAAATATATTGGCGAGATTTTTATTCTTTGGATCCAACGTGAATCAGAAAGTTAAAAATTTATCAGGTGGGGAACGAATGCGTTTACGTTTAGCTCAATTGATGCAAATGCCAATTAATATTTTAATATTAGATGAACCAACAAATCACTTAGATATTGAGACACAAGAGATCATCCAACAGTGTATTGAAGATTTCTTTGGAACAGTTTTATGTATATCGCACGATCGTTCTTTATTAAATAGTCTTGAAAGTACATTATGGATCGATAAGGGTTTAATTGAGAAATATAAAGGACCTTACTTTTACGCTAAGGAAAAAAAAGAGAAAGCAAGCAGCAATTAA
- a CDS encoding IS3 family transposase → MDKPITAILRYYIEISHSSFQNYGTRKNKKELNKRGKIIFRRRIGRIMKEQGLVSNYTLAQFKTHTSGTNESEQKNELTANSLKVNQYQSL, encoded by the coding sequence ATTGATAAACCAATAACAGCCATCCTCAGATATTATATAGAGATCTCCCATTCAAGTTTCCAAAACTATGGGACTCGTAAGAATAAAAAAGAATTAAACAAACGTGGAAAGATCATTTTTAGACGTCGAATAGGACGCATAATGAAAGAACAGGGACTGGTTTCTAACTATACCCTAGCACAATTCAAAACACATACTAGCGGAACAAACGAATCAGAGCAAAAAAATGAGTTAACCGCCAATTCACTCAAGGTGAATCAATATCAATCGTTGTAA
- a CDS encoding ABC transporter substrate-binding protein codes for MISYFREEPTREDQVIIEIDSIPDMLNPVVTHDYTSRFICSAMYQRLNETNCEILDMNSTVYNITLKENYIGTAQELKNCILYHLDRNNKSNYLRQLLMIKNSYSFVVNQSSVNDIGITVKDDKVLEIELEYPNVSFVNTIQNLYIVPMEDGEPIQNGPYILEKVEHDSILLLRNTKFITHDNLDGMKLVDKIIFKLNTNPLNSISMYSRGEIDVTCHTQFLHTNSHLKKYLDFQEKKSPILYTLYISNKRLQRLVTSLINKKSLAKKLKEVVVPLDTLTGDINFSRQESNYLVRDVFDQKVIKIAYANYYPNNYIVENIVRQLNKIGIKCEMHVVNDFRDYLRLNKKDYDISLHLVLPLNNTPVSYARTFLFDINNRVKKQKIIEQVNQVRLEELNNLLVETDNYIPLFMGKSMYMKRLNIVNFYLGTDGYLDLKSLCVKFYNR; via the coding sequence ATGATCTCTTATTTCAGAGAAGAGCCGACCCGAGAGGATCAAGTTATAATAGAGATTGATAGTATCCCCGATATGCTAAATCCGGTTGTTACTCATGATTACACAAGTAGATTTATCTGTAGTGCAATGTACCAACGCTTAAACGAAACAAATTGCGAGATCCTTGATATGAATTCAACTGTCTACAATATTACACTAAAAGAAAACTATATAGGAACAGCTCAAGAACTTAAAAATTGTATCTTATATCATTTAGATAGAAATAATAAGAGTAATTATTTAAGGCAATTACTTATGATCAAAAATTCTTATTCTTTCGTTGTGAATCAATCTTCAGTTAATGATATAGGTATAACTGTTAAAGATGATAAAGTACTGGAAATTGAACTGGAATATCCTAATGTATCTTTTGTTAATACAATTCAGAACTTGTATATAGTACCTATGGAAGATGGGGAACCTATACAGAATGGTCCCTACATATTAGAAAAGGTAGAACATGATAGCATACTTTTGCTTAGAAACACTAAATTTATAACTCATGACAATTTAGATGGTATGAAGTTAGTAGATAAAATAATTTTCAAGTTGAATACTAATCCACTAAATAGTATCTCCATGTACTCCAGAGGAGAGATTGATGTCACATGCCATACACAATTTTTACATACTAATTCTCACTTAAAAAAATACTTAGATTTCCAAGAAAAGAAATCACCAATACTTTATACGTTATATATATCTAATAAGAGGTTACAAAGGTTAGTAACTAGCCTAATTAATAAGAAATCTTTGGCAAAAAAACTAAAGGAGGTAGTAGTTCCTTTAGATACTCTTACTGGGGATATTAATTTTAGTAGGCAAGAATCAAATTATTTAGTACGTGATGTATTTGATCAAAAGGTAATAAAGATAGCTTATGCTAATTATTACCCTAATAATTATATTGTTGAAAATATTGTTAGACAACTGAACAAGATAGGTATTAAGTGTGAAATGCATGTAGTTAACGACTTTAGAGATTATCTCAGACTTAATAAAAAAGATTATGATATATCACTACATTTAGTACTCCCTTTAAATAACACTCCTGTTAGTTATGCAAGAACATTCCTGTTTGATATAAATAACCGTGTTAAAAAACAAAAAATTATTGAACAAGTAAATCAAGTACGGTTAGAAGAATTAAATAATTTATTAGTAGAGACTGATAATTATATTCCATTGTTTATGGGAAAAAGTATGTATATGAAAAGATTAAATATAGTTAATTTTTATTTAGGAACTGATGGTTATCTTGATTTAAAATCGTTATGTGTAAAGTTTTATAATCGATAG
- a CDS encoding alpha/beta hydrolase family protein, whose product MQYSDISLFLDVHMIYNFAVNSNDDEITMVLKVDEEVEIWRYSLEKKQISKIVTLNNKCYSILVDVNDRLYVTVDDNGNENRRLLILNKNSNIFKNAGGEHVNYIGLIYDEDEGKIYFSNNKNKFSIEERNLLEKESKTLLEDTKPIYLLTKFKDKMVYLKHLKNSHRIAYFYSNGEKYPLIKDDKNEFLINDVEFVGEDKIYFASNYLGEYSNLYIFYTKTKVAEKILEINKEDIKAIYKFDNQTLLLKTVNKTEEFLYFYNTVTGNLVNINSPITNIAKVIVRENKIYILGDSASIPPNIFKYSNGQWDNLTKFRTDYKLVKPQKVMIKSIDNLIFESLYYKNANKSENAIIWLHGGPQSIEKNYFCGYHQFFIKNGFDIITPNFRGSKGYGSEFMKKVEGNWLAPIIDIRATIEFLIRNRYKNIVLMGASYGGYLALMTDIETHYKEVKCSINLYGPTDLIHFIMNAPARMRYSLNKWIGDIETEKERLCNESPAYRFHEARNPILNIYGENDPRVKYKEDKDRIKSSLINDIVIAGEGHGVSRKNSEIKVYNSIYQFIQKSISK is encoded by the coding sequence ATGCAATATAGCGATATTTCATTATTTTTGGATGTGCATATGATATATAACTTTGCGGTTAATTCAAATGACGACGAAATTACAATGGTTCTTAAGGTTGATGAAGAAGTAGAAATTTGGAGGTATTCCCTAGAAAAAAAACAAATAAGCAAAATAGTAACGTTAAATAATAAATGTTATTCAATTCTTGTTGATGTTAATGATAGATTATACGTCACAGTCGATGATAATGGTAACGAAAATAGGCGGTTATTGATTCTAAATAAAAATTCTAACATATTCAAAAACGCAGGGGGTGAACATGTCAATTATATTGGCTTAATATATGATGAAGATGAAGGGAAGATATATTTTTCAAATAATAAAAATAAGTTCTCAATTGAAGAAAGAAATCTATTGGAAAAGGAGAGTAAAACTTTATTGGAAGATACAAAACCAATATATCTTCTGACTAAATTTAAAGATAAAATGGTGTACCTTAAACATTTAAAAAATAGCCATAGAATAGCCTACTTTTATTCTAATGGAGAAAAATATCCCCTAATTAAAGATGATAAAAATGAGTTTTTAATTAATGATGTAGAATTTGTGGGCGAGGATAAAATTTATTTTGCATCAAATTATTTAGGTGAATACTCTAACCTTTACATTTTTTATACAAAGACAAAAGTTGCAGAAAAAATATTGGAAATAAACAAAGAAGATATTAAAGCTATATATAAATTTGATAATCAGACTTTACTTTTAAAAACAGTAAACAAAACAGAAGAGTTCTTATATTTTTATAACACAGTAACTGGAAATTTAGTGAACATAAATTCACCAATTACAAATATAGCTAAAGTTATTGTAAGGGAAAACAAGATATACATATTAGGAGATTCTGCAAGTATCCCACCAAATATATTTAAATATTCGAACGGCCAATGGGATAACTTAACAAAATTTAGGACGGATTATAAATTAGTTAAACCGCAGAAAGTAATGATAAAATCTATAGATAACTTAATTTTTGAGAGTTTATATTACAAAAATGCTAATAAATCAGAAAATGCTATTATTTGGTTACATGGAGGTCCACAATCTATAGAAAAGAACTATTTTTGTGGATATCATCAATTTTTTATTAAAAATGGATTTGATATAATTACTCCAAATTTTAGAGGATCAAAGGGGTATGGGAGCGAGTTTATGAAAAAAGTTGAAGGTAACTGGCTTGCCCCTATTATTGATATAAGAGCTACAATTGAGTTTTTGATACGTAATAGGTATAAAAATATAGTCTTAATGGGAGCAAGTTACGGTGGATATTTAGCGCTAATGACAGATATAGAGACACACTATAAAGAGGTTAAATGTTCAATAAATCTTTATGGACCTACTGATTTAATTCATTTTATTATGAATGCACCGGCCAGAATGCGATATTCACTAAACAAGTGGATAGGAGACATAGAGACTGAAAAAGAGAGGTTATGCAATGAGTCACCTGCTTATAGATTTCACGAAGCAAGAAATCCTATTTTAAATATTTACGGTGAGAATGATCCACGAGTCAAGTATAAAGAGGATAAAGATAGGATAAAAAGCTCATTAATTAATGATATAGTTATTGCCGGTGAA
- a CDS encoding MFS transporter — MRNKNLIYITGFFGNFFFERGIWILYLLSINFTMFQVGILQAALNLSMFLMEVPSGIISDKFGRKKALLIGHSMIVVYLCIFLLSSDFYILLLGHVIFGAGLTFISGTDQAYLYDSLKTEGKEKAYGKAIGTYNAIVITALAIAIGIGGFMQELSWSYVFIGGIIAQSLAIFLLLFLKEINFKAIDASKGEGILSELSNFFKLNTNFKFLVISFSVFFSVTSVFYMFGQEMLNNSGMLVRDIAILFAGLSILQAILSIFSYKFSEKYTAKKVLILTFSIIGALYIFIAFNNLLLTIISFVIINALYELVDPISSKVINDEIPSRMRATILSLVNLVTSLLMFILFPLMGYAADIVDSTVILSVLGVLSVITSIVTIIVFYRMKPNKVSTSNSIA, encoded by the coding sequence ATGCGTAATAAGAACTTAATATATATTACTGGTTTTTTTGGTAACTTTTTTTTTGAAAGAGGAATTTGGATACTTTATTTATTAAGTATAAATTTCACAATGTTTCAAGTTGGTATTTTACAAGCGGCTCTTAACTTGTCAATGTTTCTTATGGAAGTTCCATCAGGAATTATATCAGATAAGTTTGGTAGGAAAAAAGCTCTTTTAATAGGTCATTCTATGATTGTTGTTTATTTATGTATATTCTTGCTTTCAAGTGATTTTTATATTTTGCTTTTAGGTCATGTTATATTTGGTGCCGGTTTAACATTTATATCCGGAACAGATCAAGCTTATTTATATGATTCCTTAAAAACTGAAGGAAAAGAAAAAGCGTACGGGAAAGCTATTGGCACTTATAATGCAATTGTCATTACAGCGTTGGCTATTGCAATAGGAATTGGTGGATTCATGCAAGAGTTATCTTGGTCTTATGTGTTCATTGGAGGTATTATTGCGCAATCGCTTGCGATATTTCTACTTTTATTTTTGAAAGAAATTAATTTTAAAGCCATTGATGCTAGTAAAGGAGAAGGTATCTTATCTGAGCTATCAAATTTCTTTAAATTAAATACAAATTTTAAATTTTTAGTCATTTCGTTTTCGGTATTTTTTTCTGTCACATCTGTTTTTTATATGTTTGGGCAAGAAATGTTGAATAATTCAGGAATGTTAGTTCGAGATATTGCTATTTTATTTGCTGGTTTATCAATTTTACAAGCAATATTGTCGATATTTTCATACAAATTTTCAGAGAAATATACTGCGAAGAAAGTTTTAATCCTGACTTTTAGCATAATTGGTGCTCTATATATTTTTATAGCATTCAACAATTTGTTACTTACAATTATAAGCTTTGTAATAATTAATGCTCTTTATGAATTGGTAGACCCAATATCAAGTAAAGTGATTAACGATGAGATTCCTTCAAGAATGAGAGCAACTATTCTATCTTTAGTTAACCTAGTGACTTCTTTATTAATGTTCATCTTGTTCCCTTTGATGGGCTATGCTGCGGACATTGTTGATTCTACTGTCATTTTATCTGTATTAGGAGTGCTGTCAGTTATTACGTCGATTGTTACAATTATAGTATTTTACAGAATGAAACCCAACAAAGTTAGCACTTCTAATTCAATTGCTTAA
- a CDS encoding helix-turn-helix domain-containing protein, whose protein sequence is MENNIGGNIKKRRLELGLTQKDLASGICTQAQISNIEKGSLNPSCTVLFEISKKLLVDMNYFFELNPNKPSDHFNEIQNMIKQLKSQRNYTSIKYIVENELEVNRHRFSPYEQRFLLWNRGISVYYLSNNFEESIRLLEELIIESTTFLDILQNINIKTSIAIIHQEEKLFSKAYDLFKEAWEQLLTLENIGDYQTEIKILFGLSQTLSYLEKYYESKVYCLKAISICVKKDTLYLLADSYYQVGYNLIKLNKKEEGLTNIQTALSIYKVQGNNNMINIVNEQLEKLI, encoded by the coding sequence TTGGAAAATAATATTGGGGGAAATATTAAAAAAAGAAGGTTAGAGCTTGGACTTACTCAGAAAGATTTAGCTTCAGGTATATGTACGCAAGCTCAAATTAGTAATATCGAAAAAGGCTCATTAAACCCCTCATGCACAGTCTTATTTGAAATAAGCAAAAAATTATTAGTTGATATGAATTATTTCTTTGAATTAAATCCTAACAAACCTAGTGATCATTTTAATGAGATTCAAAATATGATTAAACAGTTAAAATCTCAGAGGAATTATACGTCTATTAAATACATTGTAGAAAACGAATTAGAAGTTAATCGTCATAGATTTTCACCCTATGAACAGCGTTTTCTATTATGGAACAGAGGTATATCGGTTTATTATCTCTCTAACAACTTTGAGGAAAGCATTCGCCTCCTCGAGGAATTAATTATCGAGAGCACCACGTTTCTTGATATACTCCAAAACATAAATATCAAAACAAGTATTGCAATAATTCATCAAGAAGAAAAACTTTTTTCTAAAGCATATGATTTATTTAAAGAAGCTTGGGAACAATTATTAACACTTGAAAATATAGGTGATTACCAAACTGAAATAAAAATATTATTCGGCCTATCCCAAACTCTGTCGTATTTAGAAAAATATTATGAGTCAAAGGTATACTGTTTAAAAGCTATATCTATTTGTGTAAAAAAGGATACTCTTTACTTACTGGCCGATAGCTACTACCAAGTAGGTTATAACTTAATTAAACTTAATAAGAAGGAAGAAGGCTTAACCAATATCCAGACAGCTCTTTCTATATATAAAGTTCAAGGAAATAATAATATGATAAATATTGTAAACGAGCAATTAGAAAAATTAATTTAA
- a CDS encoding ThiF family adenylyltransferase, producing the protein MQEYIFKDYVSIVNDEEYLYILGEKVIRIENNSLNSRVINLYKDGTNLEEVAKLIGNEDVNRLHKIFLNNNLVSQKWRHDFKDTIVEKQLYHFEKHNVDPSKLQKEITKLRIGIIGAGGLGSIIVQNLIGAGFSNFTIIDYDEVQIHNLNRQYTFNLESIGKLKVDEIKKYINSINTKCKVTTYNLKINTQDDLNFLQDHDLDLIINAADQPYNISEIVFDYAMKSSVAFITGGVGIKGGFWGPLIDSELYNRGVRHSTNQLNRKPIKGSMGATNSIIASLLAYDIIRYFTGEEVYCYGQKVFIDLKDLTFRKEKMKELI; encoded by the coding sequence ATGCAAGAATATATTTTTAAAGATTATGTTTCTATAGTTAATGATGAGGAATATCTATATATTTTGGGTGAAAAGGTAATAAGAATAGAAAATAATTCTTTGAATTCTAGAGTTATAAACCTCTATAAAGATGGTACAAATCTAGAGGAAGTTGCTAAACTTATAGGAAATGAAGATGTTAACAGGCTTCATAAGATATTTTTGAATAATAATCTCGTTTCCCAGAAATGGAGGCATGATTTTAAAGATACTATCGTTGAAAAACAACTTTATCATTTTGAGAAACACAATGTTGATCCGTCAAAATTGCAAAAGGAAATTACAAAATTGAGAATAGGAATAATTGGAGCAGGTGGGTTGGGATCTATAATCGTACAAAATCTGATAGGAGCAGGTTTTTCTAATTTTACAATAATAGATTATGATGAAGTTCAAATACATAATTTAAATCGTCAATACACATTCAATTTAGAATCTATTGGGAAGTTGAAAGTAGATGAGATAAAGAAATACATAAATTCAATTAATACGAAATGCAAAGTTACTACCTATAATTTAAAAATAAACACTCAAGATGACTTGAACTTTCTTCAAGACCACGACTTAGATTTAATAATTAATGCAGCGGACCAACCATATAACATATCTGAAATTGTATTTGATTATGCGATGAAGTCGAGTGTAGCTTTTATTACAGGTGGAGTAGGTATTAAAGGTGGGTTTTGGGGGCCATTAATTGATAGTGAATTGTATAATCGGGGAGTTAGACATTCTACAAACCAGCTTAACAGAAAACCTATAAAAGGGTCAATGGGGGCTACAAACTCCATAATAGCTAGTTTATTAGCTTACGATATAATTAGATATTTTACAGGGGAAGAAGTTTATTGTTATGGTCAAAAAGTTTTTATTGATCTGAAAGATCTTACTTTTAGAAAAGAAAAAATGAAAGAGCTGATTTAA
- a CDS encoding DDE-type integrase/transposase/recombinase, with amino-acid sequence MSIVVSDLTYVRINKKWQYICVFIDLFNRKLNGYSVGPHKNALIVYRAITSIKTHLFKIKLLQIDHGSEFKNKLINVALATSNIQSSLSMKECYDNAVEEVTFKVIKTKFIRGRHFDCLEGNLRLSKPNRIQT; translated from the coding sequence ATATCAATCGTTGTAAGTGATTTAACCTATGTGAGAATCAATAAAAAATGGCAATACATATGTGTATTTATTGATCTCTTTAACCGTAAACTCAATGGATATAGTGTCGGTCCTCATAAAAATGCTTTAATAGTTTATCGTGCTATAACATCTATAAAAACGCACCTATTTAAGATTAAGCTTTTGCAGATAGATCATGGAAGTGAATTCAAAAACAAGCTCATTAATGTTGCATTAGCGACATCTAATATCCAAAGTTCGTTAAGTATGAAAGAATGTTATGATAATGCGGTGGAGGAAGTCACTTTTAAGGTCATAAAAACGAAATTCATTAGAGGCCGTCATTTTGATTGCCTTGAAGGGAACCTTAGGCTATCTAAGCCCAATCGAATTCAAACTTGA